The genomic window TGCTTGTAGTGAAAGGTATCGTTAATCTTGTTTCTGTCCCTACAGATTGGATATATCAGAGATACAATAACTCAATAAGCTCTGGAGTGTCGATAAAAATCTAAAAAGTTTTGACTATTTTGTGTGATTCTTAGATTTAGTAATCCATTGTCAAATTAGGAGAACAGACTTCTCTAGGTTTGGTTAAGAATAGGTTAGATTTTTTCAGACACTCTTTATGGCGTCAATTGGCCTCATATTAGATGCATGCCTTGAAGGTATAACAGAAACTATCGCTGAAACCACAACACCCAGGACAATTGCGCCTAAAATACTGCTTCCTGTTATCATCCATTTTATGACATTGTCCATCGGAAAATTCATATTTGAAAGAGATGAACTAAAGTCAATGCCCCATATTGACAAAGGAATGTTTATCAGTATCCCCAAAGTTACTCCACCCAGAGTGCCAATTGTGCCTAAGATCGTCCCCTCAAGTGTAAATAAAAGGAGTATCTCCACTTTCTTAAACCCCATTGCCTTAAGAATCCCTATCTCTCTTCTCCTCTCAAGTATAACCATCATCATTACACTCATTATAATGAAAGCTCCCAAAAGAGTAATAATAAAGTATATAACACTGTATATTCCCAAAACTTGATCTAGCATTCCTGCCATACTTCCTGAACTTTTCCAGTCAACAGCTTTAAGATAACTAAACTCGGGAGCTTTGGAAAATAGGATGTTGATCTTTTCTGCTACTTCTTTAGCTTGATTGTAGTTTTTAAGCATTATTATCAACTCCTGAGACTTATCCTCCGCTCCCAAAATTTCCTTGGCATCTTCAATGGAAATCATAAAAACATTATCATCAATAGCGTTAAGCCCCGTAGCAAATATTCCTACAACCCTAAACCTAGGAATTCGTATCCCTAAATCACTTCCTTGAAGCATAAGTGAAAAACTATCCCCTATCTTAATCCCTAGCACCTCAGCCATCTTCTTACCAATTATTATTTCCCTATACTTAACCCCACTTTCTTCTATCACCCTCCCACTCAAATATCTACCCTCAACTATGCTCTTGTGTAGCATTAAAAGTTCCTTCTCTTTCTCAATGTCCCCAGCAAAACACATTCCAACTTTGTTATTACCATTGAACTCTATCAGCACAGGAAACCTAAACCTCTCCGTAATCACTGCTACCTTATTCCCAATATCAGGAGAGCTTATCACTTTCCTTATAACACTCTGTGGATCATTTATGGTATAGTAAACCGGCATATACTCAATGTTCTCAAAATATTCCTTCGTTGCAACTCTGATATGACCAGTATCATTTTTGGTTGAATTTCTTATTATGTTGTCCATCATCCCATCTACAAGTCCCTGAAGAACCACAACAGCCATAAGAGCAATCCCAACAGACACACAAGCTAGAATGGATCTTCTACTGTTTCTTCTAATATTCCTAAGAGCCATCCTGAATATCATACACCGCCTCCACAACCGAAGGTATAACCCTAGGTTTATATTATAAACTAGTTTATTCACAAAACGAAAACTTTTAACTGTATTTACAATTTGTTGTATTTGTCAGGTTCTGAATTGCTATAGTGAAATAATCTAAATGGAAGTTGGAATTTGTTACTAGCTTGGATTATATTTTGATTTTTGGGCGGAACAATAATTATAATCTGAGA from Brevinematia bacterium includes these protein-coding regions:
- a CDS encoding FtsX-like permease family protein, giving the protein MIFRMALRNIRRNSRRSILACVSVGIALMAVVVLQGLVDGMMDNIIRNSTKNDTGHIRVATKEYFENIEYMPVYYTINDPQSVIRKVISSPDIGNKVAVITERFRFPVLIEFNGNNKVGMCFAGDIEKEKELLMLHKSIVEGRYLSGRVIEESGVKYREIIIGKKMAEVLGIKIGDSFSLMLQGSDLGIRIPRFRVVGIFATGLNAIDDNVFMISIEDAKEILGAEDKSQELIIMLKNYNQAKEVAEKINILFSKAPEFSYLKAVDWKSSGSMAGMLDQVLGIYSVIYFIITLLGAFIIMSVMMMVILERRREIGILKAMGFKKVEILLLFTLEGTILGTIGTLGGVTLGILINIPLSIWGIDFSSSLSNMNFPMDNVIKWMITGSSILGAIVLGVVVSAIVSVIPSRHASNMRPIDAIKSV